One stretch of Streptomyces sp. MMBL 11-1 DNA includes these proteins:
- a CDS encoding VOC family protein, translating to MAVQPEGTPCWADAMFADVEGAKSFYGDVLGWTFGESSSEFGNYTQAYADGRAAAAVVPPMPGAEGQSAWCLYLASADAAATAEKVRASGGEVLMEPMRVDEFGTMALARDPGGAVFGIWQAGSHEGFETEMGTPGGYCWGEVLTREPEKVDAFYASVFPYTVRKLDEESLDFSVYDVRGEAVLGRMAMGDDFPSEAPAYLNVHFAVADCDAAVAKATERGGVLRDGPVDSPFGRFAGLSDPQGAPFTVIDVTTTQGEMPSMSPAT from the coding sequence ATGGCTGTACAACCCGAGGGAACCCCGTGCTGGGCGGACGCCATGTTCGCCGACGTCGAGGGCGCCAAGAGCTTCTACGGTGACGTGCTCGGCTGGACGTTCGGCGAGAGTTCGTCGGAGTTCGGCAACTACACGCAGGCGTACGCGGACGGCAGGGCGGCGGCGGCCGTGGTCCCGCCGATGCCGGGCGCGGAGGGCCAGTCGGCGTGGTGCCTGTACCTCGCGTCCGCGGACGCGGCCGCGACCGCGGAGAAGGTCCGCGCGAGCGGCGGCGAGGTGCTGATGGAGCCGATGCGGGTCGACGAGTTCGGCACGATGGCTCTGGCCCGCGACCCGGGCGGAGCCGTCTTCGGCATCTGGCAGGCCGGCAGCCACGAGGGATTCGAGACGGAGATGGGCACGCCCGGCGGGTACTGCTGGGGCGAGGTCCTCACCCGGGAGCCGGAGAAGGTGGACGCGTTCTACGCATCGGTCTTCCCCTACACCGTGCGGAAGCTCGACGAAGAGTCGCTGGACTTCTCCGTGTACGACGTCCGGGGGGAGGCGGTCCTGGGCCGGATGGCGATGGGCGACGACTTCCCGTCGGAGGCGCCCGCGTATCTGAACGTGCACTTCGCCGTGGCGGACTGCGACGCCGCCGTGGCGAAGGCGACCGAGCGCGGCGGGGTGCTGCGGGACGGGCCGGTGGACAGCCCGTTCGGCCGGTTCGCGGGGCTCAGCGACCCGCAGGGCGCCCCGTTCACCGTGATCGACGTGACCACCACCCAGGGGGAGATGCCGTCGATGAGCCCGGCGACCTGA
- a CDS encoding TerC family protein, with the protein MDVPVWLWIVFAVTVVVSLTVDLLAHRKAHVIGFKEAGLWSALWVSLALLFGAVVFLTLGTTAGTEYTTAWLLEKSLSVDNLFVFALIFAYFKVPREYQHRVLFFGVIGALVFRAVFLTLGVAVVNRFTFVLFLFAAVLFYSSYKILSGQEENFDPGKSFAVRLLRKVMPVQDHYSGTHFVVREEGRRVATPLLAVVAAIEAADLIFAVDSVPAVLAVSDELFIVYTSNAFAILGLRALYFLLAGLLDRFHYLSHGLAVILAFIAVKLLLQASHKMISTSIPEIPSPVSLAVIVVILAISVTLSLRRPARSPGSTNAPDTDTEE; encoded by the coding sequence GTGGACGTACCGGTGTGGCTCTGGATCGTGTTCGCCGTGACCGTCGTCGTCTCGCTGACGGTCGACCTCCTGGCGCACCGCAAGGCGCATGTGATCGGCTTCAAGGAGGCCGGGCTGTGGAGCGCGCTGTGGGTGAGCCTCGCGCTGCTCTTCGGCGCGGTGGTCTTCCTGACCCTCGGCACCACCGCCGGTACGGAGTACACCACCGCCTGGCTGCTGGAGAAGAGCCTCTCGGTCGACAACCTCTTCGTCTTCGCGCTGATCTTCGCGTATTTCAAGGTGCCCCGGGAGTACCAGCACCGGGTGCTTTTCTTCGGCGTCATCGGCGCACTGGTGTTCCGTGCGGTGTTCCTGACCCTCGGCGTCGCGGTGGTCAACCGCTTCACCTTCGTGCTGTTCCTCTTCGCCGCGGTCCTTTTCTACAGCAGCTATAAAATCCTCAGCGGCCAGGAGGAGAATTTCGACCCGGGCAAGAGCTTCGCGGTGCGGCTGCTGCGGAAAGTGATGCCGGTCCAGGACCATTATTCCGGCACGCACTTCGTCGTCCGGGAAGAGGGGCGGCGGGTGGCCACCCCGCTGCTGGCGGTGGTCGCCGCGATCGAGGCGGCCGACCTGATCTTCGCGGTCGACAGCGTGCCCGCGGTGCTCGCGGTCAGCGACGAGCTGTTCATCGTCTACACCAGCAACGCCTTCGCGATCCTGGGGCTGCGGGCCCTGTACTTCCTGCTGGCGGGCCTGCTGGACCGGTTCCACTACCTGAGCCACGGCTTGGCGGTCATCCTCGCCTTCATCGCGGTCAAGCTCCTCCTCCAGGCCTCCCACAAGATGATCAGCACCTCCATCCCGGAGATTCCGTCGCCGGTGAGCCTCGCGGTGATCGTCGTCATCCTGGCGATTTCGGTGACCCTGAGCCTGCGCCGTCCGGCGAGAAGTCCGGGCTCCACGAACGCGCCCGACACCGATACGGAAGAGTAG